The following coding sequences lie in one Kribbella sp. NBC_00709 genomic window:
- a CDS encoding ABC transporter permease, whose product MFRLAVTTLRYRTAAFLAIFVAVLLGGALLSAAGGLLETGLRLNAPPQRLAAAPIIVTGDPAYHPPNGSGSAAFPERHRVDASLVAKLAGTPGVAKAIADRSFPAVVTAGPGTGAGGVLAGHGWGSAALTPYRLVGGSAPRGGQVVLDEWLAGSATPGDQVTVTVGGEPRAFVLAGIAVAQRQVDVPAVFFADADVPAGVDAIGVFPADGTSVRELAKRLDLPVGVKAYTGDDRGVAEFAGIATSLPLIIMSGVFGGMVAVVMALVVSATIGLSVRQRRRELALLRASGATPRQVGKMVIAETMVVGVLGLVLGLLCGRIAGTWIFGMLADGGIVPAQLRFDQGPLPFAGAAILTFAVLRVTVGFAAGRAARIRPIQALAEAAVPNVALSRIRMIIGLIFAGATVAIALSTPFMGPANAAAVGGPAGLTGSIATAILAPLVIQRALVPRITRLVESRGTSGVLAVINLRVRAVQFGAILIPITIATAIAIGNIYSQTTQQKAAVEAFTSNLAGDVIITGGIPASLSETASALPGVTASSELVRSKGWIEEPYDTSHTSDAWPLLGLSGPIYKDKVTKGSLNDLTGDTVALPPGTAKKLKVDVGSEIGLRLGDDALVKVKVVALAEGPSGYESLLLPAKLLAAHTTTGLPSQLVLKTTGKVNVDLSKWPGTSIGGRELLSDGLDTGLGVDAWIAYLLAAIAVAYTAIASVNTIAVAVLDRRREFGLQRLTGSTRRDVSRMLGLEGLLIAGLGLVTGLITAAFTVLPIAMATRGWPIPSGPAWILLAWIAVVLLLVLPTTAITGRIAMRPKPMDALGSAVG is encoded by the coding sequence ATGTTCCGCCTCGCCGTCACCACCCTGCGCTACCGCACCGCCGCCTTCCTCGCGATCTTCGTCGCGGTCCTCCTCGGCGGCGCCCTCCTGAGCGCCGCCGGCGGCCTCCTGGAAACCGGCCTCCGCCTCAACGCCCCACCCCAACGCCTGGCCGCCGCCCCCATCATCGTCACCGGCGACCCCGCCTACCATCCCCCGAACGGCAGCGGCTCCGCCGCGTTCCCCGAGCGCCACCGCGTAGACGCAAGCTTGGTCGCCAAGCTCGCCGGTACGCCGGGAGTCGCAAAGGCAATCGCCGACAGGTCGTTCCCCGCTGTAGTAACAGCCGGCCCCGGCACAGGTGCGGGTGGAGTTCTTGCTGGGCATGGGTGGGGGTCGGCGGCGCTTACGCCGTACCGGCTGGTCGGTGGAAGTGCTCCGCGTGGTGGGCAGGTCGTGCTGGACGAGTGGCTGGCGGGCTCTGCCACGCCTGGGGATCAGGTGACGGTGACCGTGGGTGGTGAGCCGCGGGCGTTCGTGCTGGCCGGGATCGCGGTGGCTCAGCGGCAGGTCGACGTACCGGCGGTGTTCTTCGCGGATGCGGATGTTCCGGCCGGGGTGGATGCGATTGGGGTGTTTCCGGCGGACGGGACTTCGGTTCGTGAGCTGGCGAAGCGGCTCGACTTGCCGGTGGGTGTGAAGGCTTACACCGGCGACGACCGGGGTGTCGCGGAGTTTGCGGGGATTGCGACGAGTCTGCCGCTGATCATCATGTCCGGCGTCTTCGGTGGGATGGTGGCTGTGGTGATGGCGCTCGTCGTGTCGGCGACGATCGGTCTGTCGGTCCGGCAACGGCGCCGCGAGCTGGCGTTGCTGCGGGCAAGCGGTGCGACGCCACGGCAGGTCGGCAAGATGGTGATCGCGGAGACGATGGTGGTCGGCGTCCTCGGGCTCGTCCTCGGTCTCCTTTGCGGCCGGATCGCAGGCACCTGGATCTTCGGGATGCTGGCCGACGGCGGCATCGTGCCTGCGCAACTCCGCTTCGACCAGGGCCCGCTCCCCTTCGCCGGCGCGGCGATCCTCACGTTCGCAGTACTGCGGGTGACCGTCGGATTCGCGGCCGGACGAGCCGCCCGGATCCGCCCGATCCAGGCCCTCGCGGAAGCCGCCGTACCGAACGTCGCGCTCAGCCGCATCAGAATGATCATCGGCCTGATCTTCGCCGGCGCCACGGTCGCGATCGCCTTGTCCACCCCGTTCATGGGTCCCGCCAACGCTGCCGCGGTCGGCGGCCCGGCCGGTCTGACCGGTTCGATCGCCACCGCGATCCTGGCACCGCTGGTCATCCAGCGCGCGCTGGTCCCACGCATCACGCGACTCGTCGAGAGCCGCGGTACGAGCGGAGTTCTCGCGGTGATCAACCTGCGCGTCCGCGCGGTCCAGTTCGGCGCGATCCTGATCCCGATCACGATCGCCACGGCGATTGCCATCGGCAACATCTACTCGCAGACCACGCAGCAGAAGGCAGCGGTCGAAGCCTTCACCAGCAACCTGGCCGGCGACGTGATCATCACCGGCGGCATCCCCGCCTCACTCTCCGAGACCGCGAGCGCCCTGCCCGGCGTCACCGCGTCGTCCGAACTGGTCCGCAGCAAGGGCTGGATCGAGGAGCCGTACGACACCTCCCACACCAGCGACGCCTGGCCGCTGCTCGGCCTGAGCGGACCGATCTACAAGGACAAGGTAACCAAGGGTTCGCTGAACGACCTGACCGGCGACACCGTCGCCTTGCCCCCGGGTACGGCGAAGAAACTCAAGGTCGACGTCGGCTCGGAGATCGGATTGCGGCTGGGCGACGACGCCCTGGTCAAGGTCAAGGTGGTCGCGCTCGCCGAAGGCCCGTCCGGCTACGAGTCCCTCCTGCTCCCCGCAAAGCTGCTGGCCGCCCACACCACGACCGGACTGCCCAGTCAGCTGGTCCTGAAGACCACCGGCAAGGTGAACGTGGACCTGTCGAAGTGGCCGGGTACGTCGATCGGCGGGCGCGAACTGCTCAGCGACGGGCTGGACACCGGGCTCGGAGTGGATGCGTGGATCGCGTACTTGCTGGCGGCCATCGCGGTCGCGTACACGGCGATCGCCTCGGTCAACACGATCGCGGTCGCGGTGCTGGACCGGCGCCGGGAGTTCGGACTGCAGCGGCTGACCGGGTCGACGCGCCGTGACGTGTCACGAATGCTCGGGCTCGAGGGCCTGCTGATCGCGGGGCTCGGGCTGGTGACCGGGCTGATCACGGCGGCGTTCACGGTGCTCCCGATCGCGATGGCGACCCGGGGCTGGCCGATCCCGTCCGGGCCGGCCTGGATCCTGCTCGCCTGGATCGCGGTCGTCCTCCTGCTGGTCCTCCCGACCACCGCGATCACCGGCCGGATCGCTATGCGCCCCAAGCCGATGGACGCCCTCGGCTCAGCCGTCGGTTGA
- a CDS encoding SseB family protein produces MEPERRLAFTGFDNDDGTADPALAAALAAGNGGAVLAALTKARLLVPVVAVLGEVEHDENGLAHDKTSDMAVALLQGQDGRNALLAFTGTESLARWSPEARPMPAQARLVATAAIQEGAAAIVLDIAGPAAGVIETDDVRRLAAGFQVISLEDGNHAWVESTDG; encoded by the coding sequence ATGGAACCAGAGCGGCGGTTGGCCTTTACCGGGTTCGACAACGACGACGGCACGGCGGATCCCGCGCTGGCGGCCGCGCTTGCGGCGGGTAACGGGGGTGCGGTGCTGGCGGCCCTGACCAAGGCCCGGCTGCTGGTGCCGGTGGTGGCGGTGCTCGGCGAGGTCGAGCACGACGAGAACGGGCTGGCGCACGACAAGACCTCGGACATGGCCGTCGCGCTGCTCCAGGGGCAGGACGGGCGGAACGCGCTGCTCGCGTTCACCGGCACCGAGAGCCTGGCCCGGTGGAGCCCCGAGGCCCGCCCGATGCCCGCTCAGGCGCGGCTGGTCGCGACCGCGGCGATCCAGGAAGGCGCGGCCGCGATCGTGCTGGACATCGCCGGCCCGGCCGCGGGCGTGATCGAGACCGACGACGTACGCCGCCTGGCCGCCGGCTTCCAGGTCATCAGCCTGGAAGACGGCAACCACGCGTGGGTCGAATCAACCGACGGCTGA
- a CDS encoding uridine kinase family protein, protein MESTEKAADHGSPLTIDSLLDNVQAGSPQLGRTRLIGVDGPAGSGKTTVAANLEARAKARDLNTYVIHMDDLYDGWTGAERGFGLLRDHVLQRLADGREGRYRRYDWYVGAYAELHVVPNTVDLLIVEGVTACDRDAAHWQSLRLWVETSNEVRLDRGIERDGEALRDHWLEWMRWERDHFAEQATRSRAHVIIDGDPTIPFDPAVELVTKSVALPPHDSAAS, encoded by the coding sequence ATGGAATCAACTGAGAAAGCCGCTGACCACGGCTCGCCCCTGACCATCGACTCGCTGCTGGACAACGTCCAGGCCGGCTCGCCCCAACTGGGCCGGACCCGGCTGATCGGCGTCGACGGACCGGCCGGTTCCGGCAAGACCACCGTCGCCGCCAACCTGGAGGCCCGGGCCAAGGCCCGCGACCTGAACACCTACGTCATCCACATGGACGACCTGTACGACGGCTGGACCGGAGCCGAGCGTGGATTCGGTCTGCTCCGCGACCATGTGCTGCAACGGCTCGCCGACGGCCGCGAGGGCCGCTACCGCCGCTACGACTGGTACGTCGGCGCGTACGCCGAGCTGCACGTCGTACCGAACACGGTGGATCTGCTGATCGTCGAAGGCGTCACCGCCTGCGACCGGGACGCCGCCCACTGGCAATCGCTGCGGCTCTGGGTCGAGACGTCGAACGAGGTCCGCCTGGACCGCGGCATCGAGCGCGACGGCGAGGCCCTCCGCGACCACTGGCTGGAGTGGATGCGGTGGGAGCGCGACCATTTCGCCGAGCAGGCCACCCGGTCCCGCGCCCACGTGATCATCGACGGTGACCCGACCATCCCGTTCGACCCCGCGGTGGAGCTCGTCACGAAGTCGGTGGCGTTGCCGCCGCACGACTCAGCCGCCTCCTGA
- a CDS encoding class I SAM-dependent methyltransferase has translation MTDRLARLARSWDEAAEGYDAYFVPRFAPWVQAAVDELDDVPEGPIVVPCCGTFPELELLTPRFPGRRIVGIDLSAEMVRLARRRASGQPLVEVVQGDATTLDPALSAAAVVSVFGLQQLPEPAAAIRSWYDVLRPGGRLCVVYWPEFAEETGPFALLDEVIDGRRDRAWEDALIPALDGALVERDELVSYRMVHPDAAAYFDAADRSGPLRATALARGDGYIAELRASYLAKAPAGEWVHHPQARLISARR, from the coding sequence GTGACGGACCGCCTCGCGCGGCTCGCCCGCAGCTGGGACGAGGCGGCGGAAGGCTACGACGCGTACTTCGTCCCACGCTTCGCGCCCTGGGTGCAGGCTGCGGTCGACGAGCTGGACGACGTACCTGAGGGCCCGATCGTGGTGCCTTGCTGTGGGACCTTCCCGGAGCTCGAGCTGCTGACCCCGCGGTTCCCCGGCCGGAGGATCGTCGGCATCGACCTGTCCGCCGAGATGGTCCGGTTGGCCCGCCGCCGCGCGAGTGGACAGCCGCTGGTCGAGGTCGTCCAGGGCGACGCCACGACCCTCGATCCGGCCCTGTCCGCTGCGGCCGTCGTCTCGGTCTTCGGGCTCCAGCAGCTGCCCGAGCCAGCGGCGGCGATCCGGTCCTGGTACGACGTGCTCCGGCCGGGCGGCCGGCTCTGCGTCGTGTACTGGCCCGAGTTCGCGGAGGAGACCGGTCCGTTCGCGCTCCTGGACGAGGTGATCGACGGGCGGCGCGATCGCGCCTGGGAGGACGCGCTGATCCCGGCGCTCGACGGTGCCCTGGTCGAGCGGGACGAGCTGGTGTCGTACCGGATGGTGCATCCCGACGCGGCGGCGTACTTCGATGCGGCCGACCGCTCCGGGCCGCTGCGCGCTACGGCGTTGGCACGTGGTGACGGGTACATCGCCGAGCTGCGGGCGAGCTACCTGGCGAAGGCTCCCGCGGGGGAGTGGGTCCACCATCCGCAGGCGCGGTTGATCTCCGCCAGGCGGTGA
- a CDS encoding globin domain-containing protein produces METVYEAAGGSEGMLRLARAWHERVMADEVVSHAFHGEVEPDHIERLAAYWSEALGGPQAYTGVYGTEASVERRHSGNGEHDEMNRLAIERFDEAMTDSGLTDPKLRQVLHDYFAWATFTTMYHHNSADIADDLSIPRWSWDGLET; encoded by the coding sequence ATGGAGACCGTTTATGAAGCGGCGGGTGGGTCCGAAGGCATGCTCCGGCTGGCGCGAGCCTGGCACGAGCGGGTGATGGCCGACGAGGTCGTCAGTCACGCGTTCCACGGTGAGGTCGAGCCTGATCACATCGAGCGGCTGGCGGCGTACTGGAGCGAGGCGCTCGGCGGACCGCAGGCCTACACCGGGGTGTACGGCACCGAGGCGTCCGTGGAGCGCCGGCACAGCGGGAACGGCGAGCACGACGAGATGAACCGGCTGGCGATCGAGCGCTTCGACGAGGCGATGACCGACAGTGGGCTCACCGATCCGAAGCTCCGCCAGGTCCTGCACGACTACTTCGCATGGGCAACGTTCACCACGATGTACCACCACAACTCCGCCGACATCGCCGACGACCTGAGCATCCCGCGCTGGTCCTGGGACGGCCTGGAAACGTGA
- a CDS encoding RNA polymerase sigma factor — protein MDQVEAVFREERGRLLAALARRFGDLDLAEEVTSEAIEAALVRWPVDGVPPNPGGWLMTTARRKAVDRLRRDQVYAAKLAVLQVDMDRAAPQPTGDELPDERLQLFFTCTHPALAAEDRGALTLRCLAGLTTPEVARAFLVPTATMAKRIVRAKQKIRDARIPFRVPDPDELPERLPGVLQVVYSVFTEGYAASSGPYLQRLDLAEEAIRLARILHRLLPAEREVTGLLALMLLVHARRDARTGPDGSLILLEDQDRLRWDHEMIAEGRELVVAALTGGPAGPYAVQAAIAALHDEAADFAGTDWPQIVALYDVLLELDPSPVVALNRAAAVAMRDGAEAGLALLDELAGESRLRDYHPFALARADLLHRLGRLPEATAAYERALQLAGSEPERAHARDRLASMEQTERHGDRL, from the coding sequence ATGGACCAGGTCGAGGCGGTCTTCCGGGAGGAGCGGGGCCGGTTGCTGGCCGCGCTCGCCCGGCGGTTCGGGGACCTCGACCTGGCCGAGGAGGTCACCTCGGAGGCGATCGAGGCGGCGCTGGTGCGCTGGCCGGTCGACGGCGTACCGCCGAACCCGGGCGGCTGGCTGATGACGACCGCCCGGCGGAAGGCGGTGGACCGGCTCCGGCGCGACCAGGTGTACGCCGCCAAGCTCGCCGTACTGCAGGTGGACATGGACCGGGCCGCGCCGCAGCCGACCGGGGACGAGCTGCCCGACGAGCGGTTGCAGCTGTTCTTCACCTGCACCCATCCCGCGCTCGCGGCCGAGGACCGCGGCGCGCTGACGCTGCGCTGCCTCGCCGGTCTGACCACGCCGGAGGTCGCGCGGGCGTTCCTGGTGCCGACCGCGACGATGGCGAAACGGATCGTCCGGGCCAAGCAGAAGATCCGGGACGCGCGGATCCCGTTCCGCGTCCCCGACCCGGACGAGCTGCCGGAGCGACTGCCCGGCGTACTGCAGGTCGTCTACTCGGTCTTCACCGAGGGGTACGCCGCAAGCTCGGGACCGTACCTGCAACGCCTCGATCTCGCCGAGGAAGCGATCCGGCTGGCCCGGATCCTGCACCGGCTGCTGCCCGCCGAGCGCGAGGTGACCGGCCTGCTCGCCCTGATGCTGCTGGTCCATGCCCGCCGCGACGCCCGCACCGGCCCGGACGGCTCGCTGATCCTGCTCGAGGATCAGGATCGCCTCCGCTGGGACCACGAGATGATCGCCGAAGGCCGTGAGCTGGTCGTCGCCGCGCTCACCGGCGGCCCGGCGGGACCGTACGCCGTCCAGGCCGCGATCGCCGCCCTCCACGACGAGGCGGCCGACTTCGCCGGCACCGATTGGCCCCAGATCGTCGCGCTGTACGACGTACTGCTCGAGCTCGACCCGTCGCCGGTGGTCGCGCTCAACCGCGCCGCCGCCGTCGCGATGCGGGACGGCGCCGAGGCCGGCCTGGCTCTTCTGGACGAACTTGCCGGCGAGTCGCGGCTGCGCGACTACCACCCGTTCGCGCTCGCCCGCGCGGACCTGCTGCACCGGCTCGGACGTTTGCCCGAGGCAACCGCGGCGTACGAGCGGGCGCTGCAACTGGCCGGATCCGAACCGGAGCGTGCTCATGCCCGTGACCGGCTTGCCTCGATGGAGCAGACTGAGCGCCATGGAGACCGTTTATGA
- a CDS encoding YciI family protein, producing MLLINAAELDAENAPVGCEPEDWMRFDKEITDSGVVVASESLADLVTATRVEVANDGKRTVTDGPFAETREVLGGFYVIDVPDLDVALDWAAKCPGSRAGGSVVVRPVAEF from the coding sequence ATGCTGCTGATCAACGCTGCGGAGCTCGACGCCGAGAACGCCCCGGTCGGGTGCGAGCCGGAGGACTGGATGCGGTTCGACAAGGAGATCACCGACTCCGGCGTGGTGGTCGCGTCCGAGTCGCTCGCCGACCTGGTCACGGCAACCCGCGTCGAGGTCGCGAACGACGGCAAACGGACGGTGACGGACGGACCGTTCGCGGAGACCCGCGAGGTGCTCGGCGGGTTCTACGTGATCGACGTACCCGATCTGGACGTCGCGCTCGACTGGGCGGCGAAGTGCCCGGGGTCGCGGGCCGGCGGATCGGTCGTGGTGCGTCCGGTCGCGGAGTTCTGA
- a CDS encoding aldose 1-epimerase family protein has protein sequence MNVLPSGEQWVLRGGGYEATVVSVGGGLRGLTYDGRPVLLGYDEDEAAHAGIGQHLFPWPNRITDGKYTFEGEPQQLYLTEPARSNAIHGLTRWANWLRVDDGSDPAALVVGHRLHGQPGYPHQLDLRLDYRLTDRLTVTATATNVGGSSAPYGYGAHPYLSVGRPLDECVLEFTASDRLEVSADRMQPVGLTPVAGSQYDFTGGRLIEATSIDNAFTGLDGAWSVSLTDPDSGARSVLSSDTPWMQLFTGEAVGRTALAVEPMTCPPDAFITGQDLVVLKPGESHTTSFAVAG, from the coding sequence ATGAATGTTCTGCCATCTGGTGAGCAGTGGGTCCTCCGCGGCGGCGGGTACGAGGCGACCGTGGTGAGTGTCGGCGGCGGGCTGCGCGGGCTGACGTACGACGGCCGCCCGGTCCTGCTCGGGTACGACGAGGACGAGGCGGCGCATGCGGGTATCGGTCAGCACCTGTTCCCGTGGCCGAACCGGATCACCGACGGGAAGTACACGTTCGAGGGCGAGCCGCAGCAGCTGTACCTGACCGAGCCCGCCCGCTCGAACGCGATCCACGGCCTGACCCGCTGGGCGAACTGGCTCCGCGTCGACGACGGCTCGGATCCCGCCGCGCTCGTCGTCGGCCACCGTCTGCACGGCCAACCCGGCTATCCCCACCAACTGGACCTACGCCTCGACTACCGCCTGACCGACCGCCTCACCGTCACCGCCACGGCTACCAACGTCGGTGGGAGCTCGGCGCCGTACGGCTACGGAGCACATCCGTATCTGAGCGTCGGACGCCCCCTCGACGAATGCGTCCTCGAGTTCACCGCGTCCGACCGCCTGGAAGTCTCCGCGGACCGCATGCAACCCGTCGGCCTCACGCCAGTCGCCGGCTCGCAGTACGACTTCACCGGTGGCCGACTCATCGAGGCAACCTCGATCGACAACGCCTTCACCGGACTGGACGGCGCGTGGTCGGTGTCGTTGACCGACCCCGACAGCGGCGCTCGGTCGGTCCTGAGCAGTGACACCCCCTGGATGCAGCTGTTCACCGGCGAGGCAGTCGGGCGTACGGCGCTCGCGGTCGAGCCGATGACCTGTCCGCCGGACGCCTTCATCACCGGTCAGGACCTCGTCGTCCTGAAGCCTGGCGAGTCCCACACGACTAGCTTCGCGGTGGCCGGTTAG
- a CDS encoding PH domain-containing protein produces MTDRLFTFHPRILALMAGVMGLSLVAVFGVIWVRLPASSRDSFSWFQRITLLVFFGAILWILYRMTTLRVTAYADGLRVRNVFKSYTLTWAEISGLRFRSGDAWLQLFDADGNRIGILAIQAAEGARASRAAKELAAVARDHGAGANRPPRS; encoded by the coding sequence ATGACGGACAGGCTCTTCACCTTCCATCCGCGGATCCTCGCGTTGATGGCCGGGGTGATGGGCTTGTCGCTGGTGGCGGTGTTCGGGGTGATCTGGGTCCGGTTGCCGGCGTCGTCGCGGGATTCGTTCAGCTGGTTCCAGCGGATCACGTTGCTGGTGTTCTTCGGGGCGATCCTGTGGATCCTGTACCGGATGACCACGCTGCGGGTGACGGCGTACGCCGACGGGTTGCGGGTCCGGAACGTGTTCAAGTCGTACACGTTGACCTGGGCGGAGATCAGCGGCCTGCGGTTCCGGTCGGGGGACGCCTGGCTGCAGCTGTTCGATGCCGACGGCAACCGGATCGGCATCCTCGCGATCCAGGCCGCGGAGGGTGCCCGGGCGAGCCGCGCCGCGAAGGAGCTCGCGGCGGTGGCTCGCGACCACGGCGCCGGAGCTAACCGGCCACCGCGAAGCTAG
- the hisG gene encoding ATP phosphoribosyltransferase, translated as MLRVAVPNKGSLSEAATEMLTEAGYKQRRSTKDLTLTDSANEVEFYYLRPRDIAVYVGEGTLDAGISGRDLVLDSHADADVIMGLGFGSSTFRFAGRPGVADSVKDLAGKRIATSYAGVLQDHLAENGVDAAVVRLDGAVESAVQLGVADVIADVVETGTTLRQAGLEVFGDPILKSEAVLIKRHGVENPPNGMQQLIRRLEGVLIARNYVMMDYDIRAEDVDAATSVAPGLESPTISPLHRQGWVAVRVMVRRAEAQRLMDQLWEVGARAILTTDIHACRI; from the coding sequence ATGCTGCGCGTCGCAGTACCGAACAAGGGCTCGCTGAGCGAAGCCGCCACCGAGATGCTGACTGAGGCCGGCTACAAGCAGCGCCGGTCCACCAAGGACCTGACTCTCACCGACTCGGCCAACGAGGTCGAGTTCTACTACCTCCGGCCGCGTGACATCGCCGTGTACGTCGGCGAGGGGACGCTGGACGCCGGCATCTCCGGGCGTGACCTGGTGCTCGACTCGCACGCCGACGCGGATGTGATCATGGGCCTCGGGTTCGGCTCGTCCACGTTCCGGTTCGCCGGGCGGCCCGGGGTCGCGGACTCCGTGAAGGACCTGGCCGGGAAGCGCATCGCCACGTCGTACGCCGGGGTGCTGCAGGACCACCTGGCCGAGAACGGGGTCGACGCCGCCGTGGTCCGCCTGGACGGCGCGGTCGAGTCGGCCGTCCAGCTCGGCGTCGCCGACGTGATCGCCGATGTGGTGGAGACCGGTACGACGCTGCGCCAGGCCGGACTCGAGGTGTTCGGGGACCCGATCCTGAAGTCCGAGGCGGTGCTGATCAAGCGGCACGGCGTCGAGAACCCGCCGAACGGCATGCAGCAGCTGATCCGCCGGCTCGAGGGCGTCCTGATCGCTCGCAACTACGTGATGATGGACTACGACATCCGCGCCGAGGACGTCGACGCGGCCACCTCGGTCGCTCCCGGCCTGGAGTCGCCGACGATCTCCCCGCTGCACCGGCAGGGCTGGGTCGCGGTGCGCGTGATGGTCCGGCGCGCGGAGGCGCAGCGCCTGATGGACCAGCTGTGGGAGGTTGGTGCCCGTGCCATCCTCACCACAGACATCCACGCCTGCCGGATTTAG
- a CDS encoding phosphoribosyl-ATP diphosphatase, translating into MKSFEELFAELGEKAATRPEGSGTVAALDAGVHAIGKKLVEEAAESWMAAEYEGKERAAEELSQLLYHAQVMMHALGLDLEDVYRHL; encoded by the coding sequence ATGAAGAGTTTTGAGGAGCTGTTTGCCGAGCTGGGTGAGAAGGCGGCGACGCGGCCGGAGGGTTCCGGGACCGTGGCGGCGCTGGATGCCGGCGTGCACGCGATCGGCAAGAAGCTGGTCGAAGAGGCCGCCGAATCATGGATGGCAGCCGAGTACGAGGGCAAGGAGCGGGCCGCGGAGGAGCTGTCACAGCTGCTCTACCACGCTCAGGTGATGATGCATGCCCTCGGCCTCGACCTCGAGGACGTGTACCGACATCTGTAG
- a CDS encoding MBL fold metallo-hydrolase, protein MLEHLAGRVWLYPHDPDPDAIRPSVAVIADDRGSVLVDAGNSPEHARAIGTAMAAAGLPAPKWLVYTHHHWDHTWGASAWDDVTVVAHEAAVGLLTAEAAKHWSHRYLHDEVEANPKFGPSFRARALAVPDWTDFRIVLPDQTFDDTLTLPTGVVLRHVGGNHAPDSLIAVADGVALLGDAFYPPPYHLRTPDDTLDYAMVKRLLSERHDWYVDAHSPPRTRSAALAGA, encoded by the coding sequence ATGCTCGAGCACCTCGCCGGCCGGGTCTGGCTCTACCCGCACGACCCCGACCCGGACGCGATCCGCCCGTCGGTCGCCGTGATCGCCGACGACCGCGGCTCCGTCCTCGTCGACGCAGGCAACAGCCCCGAACACGCCCGAGCAATCGGTACGGCGATGGCAGCAGCCGGACTGCCCGCGCCGAAGTGGCTCGTCTACACGCACCACCACTGGGATCACACCTGGGGCGCCTCAGCCTGGGACGACGTCACGGTCGTGGCCCACGAAGCCGCTGTCGGCCTACTGACAGCCGAGGCAGCCAAACACTGGAGCCACCGCTACCTCCACGACGAAGTCGAGGCCAACCCCAAGTTCGGCCCGAGCTTCCGCGCCCGCGCGCTCGCCGTCCCCGACTGGACCGACTTCCGGATCGTCCTCCCCGACCAGACCTTCGACGACACCCTCACGCTCCCCACCGGCGTCGTACTGCGTCACGTCGGCGGCAACCACGCCCCGGACTCCCTGATCGCCGTCGCCGATGGTGTCGCCCTCCTCGGCGACGCGTTCTACCCGCCGCCGTACCACCTCCGCACACCCGACGACACGCTGGACTACGCGATGGTCAAGCGGCTGCTGTCCGAGCGACACGACTGGTACGTCGACGCCCACTCACCGCCCCGGACAAGATCAGCCGCACTCGCCGGGGCCTGA
- a CDS encoding P1 family peptidase: MQNPRRVRDLGVVVGTLPTGPLNAITDVPGVRVGQTTLTGDGLNTGVTAIVPDGYAGTLPAAVAVGNGYGKLIGTTQVDELGVIETPILLTGTLSTFRVADALVSWLLDRDPKATSLNPVVGETNDAYLSDIRRRPITPDHVHTALDTASSALPLEGCVGAGTGTTALGFKAGIGTSSRTISSGTVGAIVQSNFSGLLTVLGRPIPATPLDADGNSCMIVVATDLPLDARQLGRLARRAVFAMGRVGSDFAPGSGDYAIAFTTNRTPGYADNDLRGPFQAVTESVEEALLNSLTMARTTTGHRGNTAHAVPHDLIRNLV; encoded by the coding sequence ATGCAGAATCCCCGGAGAGTCCGCGACCTTGGCGTCGTCGTCGGCACCCTGCCCACCGGTCCGCTCAACGCGATCACCGACGTGCCCGGGGTCCGCGTCGGCCAGACGACGCTCACCGGCGACGGCCTGAACACCGGGGTGACCGCGATCGTGCCCGACGGGTACGCCGGTACGCTCCCGGCTGCTGTTGCTGTCGGCAACGGGTACGGCAAGCTGATCGGCACCACCCAGGTCGACGAGCTCGGGGTGATCGAGACCCCGATCCTGCTCACCGGCACGCTGAGCACGTTCCGGGTCGCCGATGCGCTGGTGAGCTGGCTTCTCGATCGAGACCCGAAGGCCACCAGCCTCAACCCGGTCGTCGGCGAAACCAACGACGCCTACCTCTCCGACATCCGCCGCCGCCCGATCACTCCGGACCACGTCCATACCGCCCTGGACACAGCCTCCTCCGCCCTCCCCCTGGAAGGCTGCGTCGGCGCAGGCACCGGCACCACAGCTCTCGGCTTCAAAGCCGGCATCGGCACGTCGTCCCGCACCATCTCCTCCGGCACCGTGGGAGCCATCGTGCAGTCGAACTTCTCGGGCTTGCTGACGGTGCTTGGGCGACCGATCCCCGCGACGCCTCTTGATGCGGACGGCAACAGTTGCATGATCGTCGTGGCCACGGATCTTCCGCTCGACGCCCGGCAGCTCGGGCGGCTCGCGCGGCGGGCGGTGTTCGCGATGGGCCGGGTCGGCTCGGACTTCGCGCCCGGGAGCGGCGACTACGCGATCGCCTTCACCACCAACCGCACGCCGGGCTACGCGGACAACGACCTCCGCGGGCCGTTCCAAGCAGTCACCGAGTCGGTCGAAGAGGCGCTCCTCAACTCACTCACGATGGCCCGAACCACCACCGGCCACCGCGGCAACACCGCCCACGCCGTACCCCACGACCTCATCCGCAACCTGGTGTAG